In Gossypium arboreum isolate Shixiya-1 chromosome 3, ASM2569848v2, whole genome shotgun sequence, the sequence AGCAAACATAGCCAAACACTTTTAAGTGTGAAACAGAAGGATTGATTCCATGCTAGGCTTCAAAAGGAGTCTTTTCCTTCACAGCAACGGTTGGTAACTTGTTGAGTAGGTACACTGAGGTATTGACAGCCTCAGCCCAAAACTTGCTTGACAGCTTGCTCTCAAGCAATAAACATCTGGCCATATCAAGTACTGTTCGATTCTTCCTCTCACATACTCTATTTTGCTGAGGAGTATAGACTGTTGTTGGCTGATGGTGAATCCCAGCTTGTTCACACAACTTCTAGAACCTTTCAGACAAATACTCAGTGCCATTATCTGTTCTCAAAGCCTTAATCTTGCAACCAGACTGATTTTCAGCCAATGCCTTAAATTCGTTGAAGGCTTCAAACACTTCAGATTTCTACTTTAAGAAATAAACCCAGCAAAACCTGGTTAGATCATCTATAAACAGCATAAAGTACTTATTGTCATTTAAGGAAGAGGTCTTCATTGGTCCACAGACATCAGAATGGACTAACTCAAGCCTTTCTCGAGCCTTCCATGCCATATTAGTAGGAAATGGTAACCTGGTTTGCTTACCAAGCTGGCAAACCTCACAAACAGTGTCTTTGGGTTCAACTTTTGACATGTCTTCAACCAAGTTCAGCTTATGCAACTGATCAAGTGACTTGTAATTAACATGTCCTAATCTCTTATGCCATAGACTAGCATCATCAACAAGGCTGGTGTAAGCCCTCTTCTCTAGTTGATTGACATCAAGCATAAAACACATGTCTATCATTGCTACTGTGACCAACtcctgaccataagagtcttcaACAATGCATGAGCCATTCTTAAAAGCAAGTGAGTAACCCTTTTCTACAAGCTGACCAACACTAAGTAGATTCTGATTTATGTCAGGCACAAAAAGTACATCAGAAATCACTTTGTTACCTGACTTTGTGTTGATCACCACATTGCCCCTGCCTTTGGCTTCAATCAGATTCCTATTGCCAATCTTGATCTTTGAGGCAAAACTTCTGTCGAGCTCCTTGAACAGTCTTTCATCAGCTGCCATGTGGTGTGTGCAGCCACTATCCACTAGCCAATCACAACTGACATTGCTTGAGGTTGCAAACAGGAGGCTGTAAAAACATGCTCCTCCTGAGCTTGAAGATCCTCAGCAGCCTTAGCTTGCATTTGCTGCTGAACTTGTGCTTTCACTTTGCTTTTGTACACCCTCTCAACATGTCCCAACTGTTTGCAGCTCCTACACTGAACATCTGGTCTGTGCCAGTAGTTCTTCTCCAAATGCGAAGTCTTCTTGCAGTGAATGCATGGTGGAAATCTATTCTTCCCTACATCTCTCCTTGATTTCTCCCTTCTATCGACCCAAGGTTTCTTCCCCTTTTGACTAGAACCTAAGCCTTCCTTAGCCTTTGCTTGGAAAGCTCCTTCAGGATGCTCTTCCTGTCTGTTGGCCCTCCTTTGCTCAAGTGCATATAGGGAATTTACCAACTCAGACAATGAGATGGTTGATAAATCCCTCGAGTCCTCCAATGAAGAAATCTTTGACTCAAACTTCTCTAAAAGAGTTGTAATGACCTTTTCAACAACTCTGCTCTCACTGAAATTATCACCAAGGAGCCTAATGTTGTTGACTATGGCCATTATTCTGTTAGAGTACTACTTAATGGTCTCTGACTCTCTCATCTTCAGATTCTCAAAATCCTTCTTAAGGTTGATCAGCTGTTGCTGCCTTGTCTTGTCTGACCCCATAAACTCCTCATTTAGTTTCTCCCATGCTTGCTTTGGTGAGTCACATGCCATTATCCTAGTAAAAATCACATCGGATACTCCATTTTGCAAGCAAGCCATTGCTTTATGCTTCCTGGCACACTCTTCACTGTGTTGCCTCATCTGAGCAATGGCTGGATTGGCCCTCAATAGAGGTGGTTTAGCATAATTCTCGATCACACTCCACAAATCATGTGCTTGAAGGTATGTCTTCATCTTAACTACCCAAATGTGGTAGTTTTCTCCAGCAAACACAGGTGGTGGTGGTGTGAAACTCATTTTTGCAGCAAACAAATAGACcaacaaaaaaaaatagtttcTGCTTCTTTTCTCTCAAACACAACCAAGATCCTCAAAGACTTAGGCTCTTGATACCATTTGTTGAGTTTTTACACAGAAAGAAAAACAGATCTAATTTACCCGGGTAAAATATAAAGCTCTTGTTGAAATTAGAGCAACAAAGTAATATTCCCGGATAAAGTATGAAGTAAGTTTTAGATTCAAAGAAAAAGAGAGTTGCCAGAAAAGCAACAAACAAAagcaaaaggaatgagaaatTGAGAGAACAAGAAGATGATCAGTTTATtacattgattcatcaaatatatgATATGCATAGAGAGTTTACAACAATATTTTTACTTGTTGAAGTGAACAAACATTAAATTCATCCTAATGATATGATAACCTAGGACCTGTCTAAAACTGGAAAGTACTTGACCAACTTTATCCAGTCAAAAAGTTTCTGTCAAATCATATACAGGTCGTCTGTTACAACAAAACGTACTTCATCTGGATAATATACGTACATTTGTAGTTGCCGTATTTCATTTGGGTAACATACAAACTGCTGTTTGTTGCCACCTTTAATAGATTTCTTTGCTGTCTTGGTTTTTGTTGGGGACTAGATGAGCCTAATACACTCAGATGGCCTACAAGTAATGTTACCTAAGACCTAAGACTTTTTAGAGAAGTCAAGCAATCGAATGAGGTGAAGCTGGTTCATTGTAGTTCATATGTTTAACTTGCTGATATTCTCACAAAACCTCTTGGAAGAATGAGGTTTGAGAGGGTAAGACAAGATATTGGAGTTCACAGCATTATGGCTAAGGAGGAATATTGTGAAGTGGTCATTTCTATAGTGGCGAACTCTCCTATGAAGCTGCGAGTTCACTTAAAGTTGTGAGCTCTACATTTGCAAGCTCACTAAAGCTGTAAGCTCAATCAAAAGTGCAAGCTGAATTGAAGTTGTGAGCTCAGTCTAGTTGCAAGCTCATGAAAGTGTGAGCTGTTATGTGTTGTTGGCAAACCACCTGACGTATTTCAAGAAAGGTTTGCATATGCtgatgatgatttttgtattagtCTGCTTGCTAAGATCACTTGTTAGATAAGCAGAGTTAGTGTTGATTTGATGTTTATTATGTGTTGACTTTTACTTAATTCGTTTATGTACAAGCTATGTATTTGTATTTTCAAAGTGTATTGTGAGGTTTGTTGACTTTCTTGTAACTACTacagccatatatatatatatatatatatatatatattatttcttGTTTAATGAAAAACATATGAGAAAATTTGATagcagtaaaaaaaaaaattgctaaGTATTTTTCTTTGTTCTCTCAACTTCTGTAAACTCCAACACCATCCCAGACAAGATACAGGTTGTGATATAAGAGAGTAAAAAAAAGATGGGAAAATAGCTAAAACATTAGGTGTGGGGAATGGAATCAAAAAGTTTGTTTAATCTATTTATTAATCAATTTCtgcaataaaattttaatatgtggAATATACCATTAAAAGACATGTTTGTTTTTTTGGAAGGAGACAGGTCCTTGTTACTTTATCTAATACATAGAGCTAAACTTTAAACCTAATTTTATTGCAGCAATAGATAAATAATTTCAGaaaaagtttatataaaaaaacaaagAGAAGCATCTAGCAATGTTTTTGTTATTGTAAGCACAGTCACACTCCCAAATTATAAGAAATTCTAAAATCAACAGTCAAACCTCACAAATTTCGGCTCTAGAGTTTTACATTACAtttatttaaaacttaaaaagtTAGAAAAAACCAAATTATAGTTACAACAATAACTAATATTACAAGTAATAAGGCAAAGATCAAACCCTGTGTTCCAGTTTTAAGTTTTACTGCAAATGAAGTGACAGGATTCAAATATGATTACATTTGAATTACCACCTGTTCCACGCCCAGAAACTATTTAGATTATAGGGTGCTACACACTTCCAGTGGATAATATATTTGCACTCCGACTTTGAGCATTCAAGAGACACATCTTCACAAGGCTCACCGCATTTATCACAATCTGGGTAGTAATACTTATTCTTCACAATAGTGAGTGGGTGTGGATGATCATTTTCTTCATAAATGCTCCTGAGTTTGAGGAATAAATAATTTTCAAGAACACAACTAACATGAGCAGAAGTATCACATGTTGAACAATTATAAAACCAACGATTTGGATCTCGACTTTCTTCACATATATCACAATGATGATTTTCTGAATAACTGTTTTCATCATGATGAGTGAGTAAAAGAAGATGCTCATCGCATTTGTGACGAGTTGTAATTGGAAGTGAAAAataacaaagatgtagcacaaaATTGCAATCCTTACAACAGAATGCCCCCTGTGTAGTCATACCACAAGCATTGCATTTCCCATTGTGCTTTTGGTAGTAAAAGAGGGGGTGttcatgtttcaaacatgtttgaGCACCAGGAGTAAGAGCAATCACACATCGGAGACATATTTTTCCCTTACATCCATAACATTCATAAGCAAAGGCATTAGATACGTGCAAACATTGTCGACACTTAAAAGCTTCGTCAGAAATAAGGGCTAAAGGCTCTTTGCAATCATGATGCCAAACCTTCTTCAACTTAGGTAACTCGGCACACGCTTTATGAAGAAAAAAACACATTCTGAACAATAGTAAAACAGATCCGAGATTGGCAACATACACCCGTCGCAACTATTTTCATATCCTCCAACAAGGGACCTAACATTAGATTATGCATATGCTTGAAATGCTTTATATTTGTAGCTTCTCCAGCATCGTTGCTCTCAATAACAATGATGGAACTTTCATTGGGCATCTCAATCTCATCTTCATTTTCTACTATTTTATATGAATCTTTATCCTTTAGTGCACACTTCACATGGAATATACCATTGCACTTTGAACAAAAGAAACTACCATGCTCTGTATTGACTTCATCATGGCATATTAGGCAATTCAAAATCCTAAAATCTTCTATGTGATGGAAATACGTGTAAAGAAGGCGATGGTCATGCCACTTACTTTTGATAATGCGAGGCAATGAAATGCAATTTTTATGGATTATAATGTTGCATGTACCACATGTATAGGCAATATGATTTCCTTCAATGCCACACCCATCACATTGGAATGGAACTTGTCTCAACAACAAGGTGAATGGATGTTCATGATTTGTACTCTTAATAACTTGTAATGGTGATTGTGATGCACATTCAATGTGAACAACAAACTTACATGGAGAACAACCATAAACAAATCCTCTTCGCATTGTTACCTGGAAGCATAGCTTGCAAGAGAGCCGTTCACTATTAAATTATAGGAGAAGAGGATGCTTGCAATGCCACACATGATTCAATTTGAAAGGAATCTCAGTGCATTTCTCATGTAAGTTAAATCCACGGCAAGGAGAAAAGCGCGTATAATTTGCTAATGGTTCCCGGCACCCAAAGCACTTAGAAATATCTTTAAGTTTTTCATCACCATTTTCAGTGGGAATCAATGGATGTTGAAGGGCAACATGCTCAAGCTCTTTCAAATTATTCTCAGCAATATTAAATGTAAACAAAGCACATTTAATATGAAAGTCCAATTCACAAGAGCAGTGATAAATGAATTTCTCACATATTTCATCACAGAAATCGCAAACACATCTTGTGTAAGAAGATGGTGGCTCTTGCAGAAGAACAAGAGGATAAAAAGGATGATTAAGCTCCAAAGGTGCGTCGGCACATACCTTGTGAAGATAAAACCCACAGTGCTCCGCACAGCAAAAACATGGAGCAGAGACCTTCTCCCCACACCTGGAGCAATCAGTTACACCGCTTTGATTGTGGATCATCTGGTCTTGATTCAAGATAAGAAGCAGGGGATGTTGGTGGCCATAATTGTTAGAGTCCTCCATTTCACCTTCCCCAAGcaatataaagaaaagaaaaggttaattttgggaACAAAGGTTGAATGGGAAAACAAGAATACAAGTGAAGAAAGATAAATATTGAGGAAGTGGGAGAGCATTTGATATTTAGAGACAGAAGGTCGCTTATAGTAAACAGAGGTGAACTCAATTAGCCAGTCGATGCTTTTATTCAAGGTTACACTTCATAGTGGGTTGATTTGATATTTATGAGATTTATTTAAATCCCTTGTTGTTTTATTTCGAAATTCCTATATTCTATTATACAATACACCATATGTATACgtgtgaatgtatatatatacaccataattttagctcattttacatcAAAAATTGTAATGAAATAAGCATTAGTTAACGTTAATTTGactgatttcactataaaataaTGATTGTAATTAGTGTGGTATTGGGTTTAGAGCTGAGTAGCATGTGCCATATATTTGTGTAATATAAGATATGATTATTACAGTACATGACTTGTTGTGGTTTGTTTACATATAGTCTTAATTAATTaatgggtaaattacaccaacagtcacttAAGTTTCATTTCagacatttaattttaaaaaaaataacaaaacagtcactaacgttataaaaaagtgacaaaacagtcactaacTAACAGTTTCCGTTAATACCTTAACAGAACTGTTGATGTGACTAGTTAACTAGCTGACGTGCCCAATTAACTTGCCACGTtggatgaaaaaaattaaaaaaaacacttttaacagataataataataagaagaagaagaagaaaagcagCAACAGCAGAAGAAGAATAGAAGGATAGCCATGCATATTTTTGTTGCTAATTAGAAGGAACCATATATTAGAATCTTTGCTGCAGTTGAGAGAGTTATCatgaaatgataaaagaaagagaattggttttttttttctcagCAACCAAACAAGCTAAGAAATTTGAAAGGAAAGTGAAAAAGATATAACGTTGAATTGAAACTAGTTTTTGGCTTTTGAGTTAAAGCAGTCAAATGAAATTTCTCAAATACACCCTGTGGCACGGCATATAACACCCATTACTCTGTTTTTTACCTTCAGATCTCGCATATGTTTTTTCCCTTGGGGTTATCCGCTTAGCTCATTTAGCAGTGTTTAATGGTTAACAAAGACCTCCATGGCAGCAATAAAGAAGCTTTCATTTCTTTTCCCTTTGTTGTCACTCATTTGCTTCATCTCTTTCTTTCTTGTTCTCTCTATTTCCAAAAAAGCCTCCATTTCCTCTTCCACAACTCATCCCTAGTTCCTTCGCTTTAAACCTATCGGCGCCAATCCCACCACCCGATCAGACCCATCTGCAACTGGCGATTCTTCATGTGGAATAAGCTTAAAGCACTcgctggaaaatttttaaattaatgagGAACTATTCAATGTCTATTATAACCAACCACAAATACGAATGGTGAAAAACACCCAAAAACTGCATGATTCTTTAAAAGAACAAGATTCCacctaaaatgaaatttaagttctgATTCATTGTCCCAACCATTGCCGAAAACAGTCTATTCTTCTATTCTTCTATTTACAGATCACTTCCACCAAGGCCTTCAATTGAAGACGTTGCAGCAGCCAAATCCATTCTCAAAACTgtagaaaatgaagaaaaaaaatcaaacttcagGAGATCTCAATGGAACGACCACCTGAAGATGTCCCTGATGCGGCGGAGGGCATTGGCCATGGAGGTGTCAGTGCCGTGGAGATTTCACAAAGCTCCTTCCATTTTCTCTTAttcttcttctcctcctcctcctcctcctcttcttcttcttctttttcttcttcttcttcttctctgtttcttctcttattcttcttcttctattcttCTTCTATTGCCCAGGGCTATTTAGGGTTAAAAATGGCTGTTAAAGTGACAGCTAACCCGCAATTAATGCCATGTCATGTTTCCGTTACGTCTGTAACGGAAAATAGTTAAAAGgactgttttattatttttttaaagttaagtgactgaaatgaaacttAGGTGATTATTTTGTCAAATATCCTAAAATTGAGTGACTGTTAGTATAATTTACCCTTAATTAATATGCCATTGCtgcttttatgttttttattgttattttaatttcACTATTGCTATTGCTATGCCTGCGGCTGCCGCTTAATATTTGATATTTTCATATATAAAACAATTTCACGttaacaaataaatatttattattctaatttaaattgaaatggaattaaataaaaaaattaattacgaaaataagGCATGTTATAGATTATTTACCTAAATGACATTTTTTTACTGTAAATTTAGGTTTTGCCAATTTGTTTGGCAACATCAACCACCTATTATCACCCAATCATTCTAGATGAAAACAATTATTTTTAAGTGGTGCTGCCACATTATCAATcaatactaaaaattatttatattttctgTAAATATCGTATAATGTCGAAGAAATAAATAgaattataaaaaaatgaaaatgttggagcGTCATGAATTACATCGGGGAGGGTATCGCCTAATAGTGTAGCGACACCAAATTTGTTTCAAAACCAATCTTTCAAGTCCCAAAAATAAATTTGTTGTTGTTAATCAGTTCCAAAACAAAACGAGAGAGAAAAATTTATTGAGTTATTAAAGTTAAACGAGAGAAATCTTAAGTTTGAAACCAGGACAAAAGTTTCAAACTTGGGTCCCTACAGCTATTAGAAATAAAAATCGAAATTaagaatatttatttttcatttcgaaatcaagttttttattattttgacttCAAAAATCAAAATTGAGATGATAATGTTAGtttgtaattaattttatataattatgtataatttctagtattactATTATGTATAATCATGTGATCATATATTGATAATAATTTGTAGTATGAGATGCAAATTATTgtgtttgatataaatattttattgcttTAACATGGTATGATTGGTTTGAATAGAAACTagtatatttttgtatttttaatttattttatagatttattaTAGAAGATGATTAACAAATGCTGCATATATGTCCATCTTAATGGGATAAATTCTACTATGGAGGTTGGTTATATATTTGAATCATGCAATCAAATAGGACTGATGTTTAAGATGAGAATGAGTTGCCATCCCAGAGAAAAGGAGTAAGGAAATTAGATACAAGGTTGTGATATAAGAGAGTAAAAAAGAGATGGGAAAATAGCTAAAACCTTAGGCGTGGGGAATGGAATCCCAAAGTAGAAGCTGTAATTTTACTTGGGAATGTAGTAATTTCAGTTTATCTGTTACGAAAGCTAGGTTGAAAGATTAGGGAGGCTGTTGAAtcttttgttttcaaaattataTGGTAAGGCAAAGATAGGGTTAAGTTATGATGAAGCTTCATAAATTCtgcaataaaattttaatatgcgAAGTATATCATTGAAAGACGTGTTTGGTTTTTTGAAGGAGACAGGTCCTTGTTACTTTATCCAATACATACAGCTAAACGTTAAACCTAATTTTATTGCAGCAACACAGAAGCATCTAGCAACGCTTTTATTGTTGTAAGCACAATCACACTCccaaattataaaaaattctaaaatcaaCAATCAAATCTCACAAGGTTTAGCTCCAGATTTTTACATGACAATTTTCGAAACCaccctttttatttaaaaattttaaatttaatgaaaatggGAGAATCGACTTTGGAAAACAAAATATGGAGTCGCAACCGATCCTTTTATTTTGGTGCGATCAGATCACCTAAGAATtcggttattttaataaaacattcttggtttactaaaacaacgattctggtctacgaaaatatgagaaaatgggCTCAgaagtcggttacgtatgaggaaggattagcaccgtcactaagcccaaaattggtaccaaatcgattaaatactgtccttatgtctaaaattaaaattgtaacgacccgaattttaccgttaccgaaaaagtatattttcgggtctccgtttctgaaaaatggattcgtaaatatttattaaaaatatttacgaagtaaaatgagtagttaattagagtttaattaagtgaatttaatttaattaagagtaattaagaaaaaggactaaattgaataaaggatgaaagttaaattgtagattaaaagaaaatgaagaggaccaaaatgacaattatgccatttgtcctaagtgaggcggcataaacataaaaatctgagatttttatgtgttaaaatatattatattatattatatattattatattatatattatatattatataaataagtaaagaaacataagaaacagaatagaagaaacgaaacagagaagaaatagaggagaaagaaagaaagaaaagaaaaaggtttgaagctttaagctttaataggtaagCCAATCAAgccttttttacttaattttgatgttttagaagttttagaacaaagttttgatgaaattaagttgatattttgatagttattagatttctagatattgtccatgttaaataaaatgatggaattgggggtttatatgatagaaattttgattggaattgaataaaggattgaatcgtaaattaagctataagttttgag encodes:
- the LOC108475124 gene encoding uncharacterized protein LOC108475124, which gives rise to MEDSNNYGHQHPLLLILNQDQMIHNQSGVTDCSRCGEKVSAPCFCCAEHCGFYLHKVCADAPLELNHPFYPLVLLQEPPSSYTRCVCDFCDEICEKFIYHCSCELDFHIKCALFTFNIAENNLKELEHVALQHPLIPTENGDEKLKDISKCFGCREPLANYTRFSPCRGFNLHEKCTEIPFKLNHVWHCKHPLLL